In the Chryseobacterium sp. MYb264 genome, one interval contains:
- a CDS encoding SusD/RagB family nutrient-binding outer membrane lipoprotein, whose product MKKIFLSTIIALSVFSFNSCERSFEEINTDTSKIKEPSVGSFLVPIQYEMGSYGYNRADDFTFDIMQVALPFPNEGATVSRYYLTESTGNGYWNTSYKWLKQVKELNEAAKKENNNNYLAISKVLNAWIMANLTDAFGDVPMTEALRLEEGIMRPKYDKQKDIYLFLLDDLKEANTLFDTTKTLSESDIFFQANASTAGIVKWKKFCNSLSLRLLTRILKKNGEVNVNERINEIVNDPTGHPIFQNNGDGATLDISGVAPLLPPIARPQDFTAYRASGGFFTQTLVDNNDPRLSLFFTQAKSIPGNANIGYKGAPSGYALGTSFDYQPSNLNQNLAKAPLKILVMPYAELQFILAELAYKGIITGSAQNFYENGVKATVEQWGATFPANYFTNPKVAYNNTLERIMLQKYVALFFVDHQQWYEQRRSGFPVLPNNGGLMNDAKMPQRMPYPTVTKVQNYDNYVTASQNMGGDNINTKMWWNQ is encoded by the coding sequence ATGAAAAAAATATTTTTATCAACCATTATTGCGCTTTCAGTTTTCAGCTTTAATTCTTGTGAGCGAAGCTTTGAAGAGATCAACACAGATACCAGTAAAATAAAAGAACCTTCTGTGGGAAGTTTTTTGGTGCCGATTCAGTATGAAATGGGATCTTATGGATACAATAGGGCAGATGATTTCACTTTTGATATTATGCAGGTGGCGCTTCCTTTTCCTAATGAAGGAGCCACGGTAAGCCGTTATTACCTTACAGAAAGCACAGGAAACGGATATTGGAATACCAGTTATAAATGGCTTAAACAGGTAAAAGAACTAAACGAAGCAGCGAAAAAAGAGAATAATAACAATTATCTGGCTATTTCCAAGGTTTTGAATGCCTGGATCATGGCAAACCTTACCGATGCATTCGGTGATGTTCCGATGACGGAAGCTTTGCGTCTTGAAGAAGGCATCATGAGACCGAAATATGATAAGCAAAAAGATATTTATCTGTTTCTTTTGGATGATTTGAAAGAAGCAAACACCCTTTTCGACACCACAAAAACATTAAGTGAAAGCGATATTTTCTTTCAGGCAAACGCCAGTACCGCAGGAATTGTAAAGTGGAAAAAATTCTGTAATTCTCTTTCATTGAGATTGCTAACAAGAATTTTAAAGAAAAATGGGGAAGTGAATGTTAATGAAAGAATTAATGAAATTGTAAACGATCCCACGGGTCACCCGATTTTTCAGAATAATGGCGATGGAGCAACATTGGATATTTCAGGAGTTGCGCCGTTATTGCCACCGATTGCCAGACCTCAGGATTTTACAGCTTATAGGGCTTCGGGAGGTTTCTTTACGCAGACTTTGGTCGATAATAATGATCCTAGATTGAGTTTGTTCTTCACACAGGCAAAATCAATTCCCGGAAATGCCAATATTGGTTACAAAGGTGCGCCTTCAGGATATGCTTTAGGAACAAGTTTCGATTATCAGCCGTCTAATTTAAATCAGAATTTAGCAAAAGCTCCATTGAAAATTTTGGTGATGCCGTATGCCGAACTTCAGTTTATTCTTGCGGAATTAGCTTATAAAGGAATTATTACAGGAAGCGCTCAGAATTTCTATGAAAATGGAGTAAAAGCAACTGTAGAACAATGGGGAGCGACATTTCCTGCAAACTATTTCACAAATCCTAAAGTGGCTTACAATAATACGCTGGAAAGAATTATGCTTCAGAAATATGTGGCGCTTTTCTTTGTAGATCATCAGCAATGGTACGAGCAGAGAAGAAGTGGTTTCCCTGTGTTGCCAAATAACGGAGGCTTGATGAATGACGCTAAAATGCCTCAAAGAATGCCTTATCCAACCGTAACCAAGGTTCAGAATTATGATAATTATGTCACGGCTTCTCAAAATATGGGTGGTGACAACATCAATACAAAAATGTGGTGGAATCAGTAA
- a CDS encoding SusC/RagA family TonB-linked outer membrane protein — protein MRKEKQKLLVLSLLGLVSVNLAAQQKAKRDTIKNIDEVVVTALGIKRQDKSLGYVAEKVDSEIFENIQNNNWAQGLEGRVAGLKIQTAGAGPLSSSRITLRGEKSFSLDGNYALIVVDGVPLSNSTTGTGTAAYGAGTGGDLPIDLGNGLNSINPDDIESVTVLKGASAAALYGSRAANGALMITTKSGKGKNGRLRVSFNSSLSYDSVLKWPDYQYEYGQGTLAKNSAGEFFYSYGASADGVSTGGTSSAFGPKFNGQYYFQYDPNLLGQSAERQLWRPYTDNIKGFWETGVTSSNNVSVESSTDKTSFRASLTYLDNKWMMPNTGFDRFNVAFSLDHKVTDKFRVSTKFNYANTKSDNLPATGYNNQSISYFMIFQNPNVDLNWYKPLWKPGQDQVDQIHPFSSFIDNPYLIAYQMLNGVQKKMITGNISATYDFSKNFSLMLRSGIEMLDEERTTKRPYSSANYLKGFYREQYIRNNEFNNDLLFTYKKDFNKFNITANAGASIRYNEYVMNDYRAEGLKVVGDYSLNNAISLITKVPKPRDQQMNSVYGLISANYDNLVFLDVTGRNDWSSTLSKNNRSFFYPSVSTSVILSDLFKLSNPTFNYWKLRASWAKVGLGTSPYQIDKYYTPSDFIGSVTTPSSYVAPDLKPQENTNIEAGMDFSFLKNRLSYNATFYQNTTVDEILSVTTLIESGYSSRFINAGKIRNQGIEMGLSAIPVKSKNFTWNVAANWSMNANKIITLPDEYKGENYYTISTVAGVLYYNAMVGGSLGDLYGFKLVRNGNGDVVYDPATGLPARPDRVEKVGNAFPKWRAGFQNDFKIKNWQISFSFDGQYGGMAYSQTHHKMSEQGKLEHTLMGRDNPNGMIVGEGVIQNADGTYSPNTKAVGLSAYYADYYRRANIETNTFDTSFIKLRDARIAYSFSKDVIAPLKLTELTLAVFGKNLWMWTKFPMFDPEVASLNDSTITPGAEIGQLPSARTVGFQVNLKF, from the coding sequence ATGCGTAAAGAGAAACAAAAGTTGCTGGTTTTGTCGCTGTTAGGATTAGTCAGCGTCAATCTGGCGGCTCAGCAGAAAGCTAAAAGAGACACTATTAAAAACATTGATGAGGTTGTGGTAACAGCTTTGGGAATTAAAAGGCAAGATAAATCCCTTGGTTACGTTGCTGAAAAAGTAGATTCTGAGATTTTTGAAAACATTCAGAATAACAATTGGGCGCAGGGCCTTGAAGGCCGTGTTGCCGGATTAAAAATTCAAACGGCAGGAGCAGGGCCATTAAGCTCTTCAAGAATTACTTTAAGGGGAGAAAAATCCTTTAGCCTTGACGGAAATTACGCGCTTATCGTTGTAGACGGTGTCCCATTGAGTAATTCAACCACAGGAACGGGAACTGCAGCGTACGGCGCCGGAACCGGAGGAGATCTTCCTATTGACTTGGGAAATGGTCTTAACAGCATCAACCCCGATGATATTGAATCGGTAACAGTGCTAAAAGGAGCTTCCGCAGCTGCATTGTATGGATCCAGAGCAGCGAACGGAGCCTTAATGATAACCACAAAATCAGGAAAGGGTAAAAACGGAAGACTTCGTGTTTCCTTCAACTCTTCATTAAGCTATGATTCTGTATTAAAATGGCCGGATTATCAGTATGAATACGGTCAGGGAACGTTGGCCAAAAATTCTGCCGGAGAATTTTTCTATTCTTACGGAGCTTCTGCAGATGGAGTAAGTACGGGAGGAACCAGTAGTGCTTTCGGGCCGAAATTCAACGGGCAGTATTATTTTCAATATGATCCTAATCTTTTAGGTCAAAGCGCTGAGAGACAGCTGTGGAGACCTTATACTGATAATATCAAAGGTTTTTGGGAAACGGGTGTTACTTCTTCCAACAACGTTTCGGTAGAAAGCAGTACCGATAAAACGAGTTTCAGAGCTTCTCTTACGTATTTAGACAATAAATGGATGATGCCCAATACGGGATTTGACCGTTTTAATGTCGCATTTTCATTGGATCATAAGGTGACGGATAAGTTTAGAGTTTCCACCAAATTTAATTACGCCAATACGAAAAGTGATAACCTTCCTGCGACGGGATACAATAACCAGTCGATTTCCTATTTCATGATCTTCCAGAATCCGAATGTGGATTTAAATTGGTACAAACCTCTTTGGAAACCGGGACAGGATCAGGTAGACCAGATTCACCCGTTCAGTAGTTTTATTGATAATCCTTATTTAATTGCTTATCAAATGCTGAATGGTGTTCAGAAAAAAATGATCACGGGAAATATTTCGGCAACGTATGATTTTAGCAAAAACTTCAGTTTGATGTTAAGATCAGGAATCGAAATGCTGGATGAGGAAAGAACAACAAAAAGACCTTACAGCTCTGCGAATTACCTGAAAGGGTTTTACAGAGAACAATATATAAGGAATAATGAATTTAATAATGATTTGTTATTCACCTATAAAAAAGATTTCAACAAATTTAATATTACAGCCAACGCCGGAGCCAGTATTCGTTACAATGAATATGTGATGAATGATTACCGTGCGGAAGGATTGAAAGTGGTGGGAGATTACAGTCTGAATAATGCCATTTCTTTAATTACAAAAGTTCCAAAGCCGCGTGATCAGCAAATGAACTCTGTATATGGTTTAATTAGTGCTAATTACGATAATTTGGTGTTTTTGGATGTGACGGGAAGAAATGACTGGAGTAGTACACTTTCAAAAAATAACCGTTCATTCTTCTATCCGTCGGTAAGTACAAGTGTTATTCTTTCGGATTTGTTTAAACTATCAAACCCTACTTTTAATTATTGGAAATTAAGAGCCTCTTGGGCGAAAGTTGGTCTTGGAACATCACCTTATCAAATTGATAAGTATTATACGCCAAGTGATTTTATTGGTTCTGTTACAACGCCATCGTCGTATGTTGCGCCAGATTTAAAACCTCAGGAAAATACGAATATTGAAGCCGGGATGGATTTTTCATTTCTTAAAAATAGATTAAGCTACAATGCAACATTCTATCAAAATACAACGGTTGATGAAATTTTATCGGTTACCACTTTAATAGAATCAGGATATTCCAGTCGTTTTATTAATGCAGGAAAAATCAGAAACCAGGGAATTGAAATGGGGCTTTCCGCTATTCCTGTTAAATCTAAGAATTTCACTTGGAATGTTGCTGCTAACTGGTCTATGAATGCTAATAAGATTATTACGCTTCCTGATGAATATAAAGGAGAGAATTATTATACAATTTCAACGGTAGCCGGAGTGTTATATTACAATGCTATGGTCGGCGGATCGTTAGGTGATCTTTACGGATTTAAATTGGTGAGAAATGGGAATGGAGACGTTGTTTATGATCCGGCAACAGGTCTTCCAGCAAGACCCGACAGAGTAGAGAAAGTAGGAAATGCTTTCCCGAAATGGAGAGCAGGTTTCCAGAATGATTTTAAAATTAAAAACTGGCAGATCAGCTTCTCTTTTGATGGACAATATGGTGGAATGGCATATTCTCAAACCCATCACAAAATGTCTGAGCAAGGTAAGCTTGAGCATACGTTAATGGGAAGAGATAATCCAAACGGAATGATCGTTGGGGAAGGTGTAATTCAGAATGCAGACGGAACCTACAGCCCGAACACCAAAGCGGTAGGGTTATCAGCTTATTATGCAGATTATTACAGAAGAGCAAATATAGAAACCAATACTTTTGATACTTCATTCATCAAGCTGAGAGATGCAAGAATTGCGTATTCATTCTCGAAAGATGTAATCGCTCCTTTGAAATTAACGGAGCTTACGTTAGCTGTTTTCGGTAAAAACCTCTGGATGTGGACGAAATTCCCAATGTTCGATCCTGAAGTTGCCTCGCTAAACGATTCTACGATTACGCCGGGTGCTGAAATTGGTCAGCTTCCATCGGCAAGAACTGTCGGTTTTCAAGTTAATTTAAAATTCTAA
- a CDS encoding glycerophosphodiester phosphodiesterase family protein: MKNFILGLAVLSTVAMKAQTQIIAHRGYFQSQPATTENSIKSLENAQKLGIYGSEFDVRMTKDGVLVINHDEHHGKLEISDETFKTLEKDKLSNGEKFPTLKDYLKQGKKDAALQLIIEIKPAKTKELENEIVQKTIKMVKDMKLDAQTQFISFSLNVCKEIKKTEPKYKVQYLNGELSPEQIKNEGLDGLDYHYSVFQKNPTWITDAKALGLITNAWTVNDPAVYEELKKQGIAFITTNIPDQLKGK; the protein is encoded by the coding sequence ATGAAAAATTTTATCTTAGGGTTAGCAGTTTTAAGTACAGTTGCAATGAAGGCACAAACCCAGATTATCGCGCACAGAGGTTATTTCCAGTCGCAGCCCGCGACCACGGAAAACTCGATCAAGTCGTTAGAAAATGCTCAGAAATTAGGAATCTACGGATCTGAATTTGATGTGAGAATGACGAAGGACGGAGTTTTGGTAATTAACCATGATGAGCACCACGGAAAATTAGAAATTTCTGACGAAACTTTCAAAACGCTGGAAAAAGATAAATTGTCGAACGGAGAAAAATTTCCTACACTGAAAGATTATTTAAAGCAAGGAAAAAAAGATGCGGCTTTACAATTAATCATCGAAATAAAGCCAGCTAAAACAAAAGAGCTGGAAAATGAAATTGTTCAGAAAACCATTAAAATGGTGAAAGATATGAAGCTGGATGCCCAAACTCAATTTATTTCTTTCAGTTTGAATGTTTGTAAGGAAATTAAAAAAACAGAACCGAAATATAAAGTACAATACTTAAATGGTGAGTTGTCTCCTGAGCAGATTAAAAATGAAGGATTGGATGGTTTAGACTATCACTACAGCGTTTTCCAGAAAAATCCGACTTGGATTACTGATGCTAAAGCGCTTGGTTTAATCACCAATGCATGGACGGTAAATGATCCTGCGGTATATGAAGAACTGAAAAAACAAGGAATAGCATTTATTACAACTAATATTCCTGATCAGTTAAAAGGAAAATAA